The following proteins are co-located in the Rhodococcus opacus B4 genome:
- a CDS encoding Lsr2 family DNA-binding protein encodes MSVGLRCCNLSSGESLDYREMPPAVSVCVRRLPGEKGDSMAVSPRISDGSTKTTTKEIREWAIAEGREVSSRGRIPAEIVQAFHDAQAKPVQAKAAPAKKSAVTKTAATKTAGKKAVVKKPAAEKAVVKKSVAEKTPVKTAVVSKVPAKNSSREIREWALGAGHEVSPRGRIPAEIVQAFHDAQATKVEVKSAPVKKAATKKAAATKTVATKKAATKTAAKTTAAKTTAGKKAVAKKAAAESTAVKKPVAKKAPVKTAVVSKAPAKKSSTEIREWALGAGHKVSPRGRIPAEIVQAFHDAQATKVQVKPAPVKKAATKAAATKTAATKTAATKTAATKKAATKKAATKKAPTKTAGKKAVAKKPAAEKAVVKKPVAEKTPAKTAVVSKVPAKNSSREIREWALGAGHEVSPRGRIPAEIVQAFHNAQAEPVQTKAASAKTSAVKKTTAKKTTVKKSSREIREWALGAGHEVSPRGRIPAEIEQAFHDAQAQMSVA; translated from the coding sequence GGTTCGACAAAGACGACAACCAAGGAGATTCGCGAGTGGGCGATCGCGGAGGGTCGCGAAGTATCCTCCCGCGGAAGGATTCCGGCCGAGATCGTGCAAGCATTCCATGACGCTCAGGCAAAGCCGGTTCAGGCAAAAGCGGCGCCGGCGAAGAAGTCGGCCGTGACGAAGACGGCCGCGACGAAGACGGCCGGAAAGAAGGCAGTCGTGAAGAAGCCGGCTGCGGAGAAGGCAGTCGTGAAGAAGTCGGTCGCGGAGAAGACGCCGGTGAAGACGGCCGTGGTGAGCAAGGTTCCGGCGAAGAATTCGTCGAGGGAGATTCGTGAGTGGGCGCTCGGGGCGGGTCATGAGGTGTCACCTCGCGGCCGGATTCCGGCGGAGATCGTGCAGGCCTTCCACGACGCTCAGGCGACGAAGGTCGAGGTGAAATCGGCGCCGGTAAAGAAGGCGGCTACGAAGAAGGCGGCTGCGACAAAGACAGTCGCAACGAAGAAGGCTGCGACAAAGACGGCCGCGAAGACGACGGCCGCGAAGACGACGGCCGGAAAGAAAGCAGTCGCGAAGAAAGCTGCTGCGGAGAGCACGGCCGTGAAGAAGCCGGTCGCGAAGAAGGCGCCGGTGAAGACGGCAGTCGTGAGCAAGGCTCCGGCGAAGAAGTCGTCCACGGAGATTCGTGAGTGGGCGCTCGGGGCGGGGCACAAGGTGTCACCTCGCGGCCGGATTCCGGCGGAGATCGTGCAGGCCTTCCACGACGCTCAGGCGACGAAGGTCCAGGTCAAACCGGCGCCGGTAAAGAAGGCTGCCACGAAGGCAGCCGCGACGAAGACGGCCGCGACGAAGACGGCCGCGACGAAGACGGCCGCGACAAAGAAGGCTGCGACAAAGAAGGCTGCGACAAAGAAGGCTCCGACGAAGACGGCCGGAAAGAAAGCAGTCGCGAAGAAGCCGGCTGCGGAGAAGGCAGTCGTGAAGAAGCCAGTCGCGGAGAAGACTCCGGCGAAGACGGCCGTGGTGAGCAAGGTTCCGGCGAAGAATTCGTCGAGGGAGATTCGTGAGTGGGCCCTTGGGGCGGGTCACGAGGTGTCACCCCGCGGCCGGATTCCGGCCGAGATCGTGCAAGCTTTCCACAACGCTCAGGCTGAGCCTGTTCAGACAAAAGCGGCGTCGGCGAAGACGTCGGCCGTGAAGAAGACGACCGCGAAGAAGACGACCGTGAAGAAGTCGTCGAGGGAGATTCGTGAGTGGGCGCTCGGGGCGGGTCACGAGGTGTCACCTCGCGGCCGGATTCCGGCCGAGATCGAGCAAGCATTCCACGACGCTCAGGCACAAATGTCGGTTGCGTGA